One segment of Brassica napus cultivar Da-Ae chromosome C3, Da-Ae, whole genome shotgun sequence DNA contains the following:
- the LOC106388575 gene encoding maspardin produces MKGVSSAPGDYVHFKSQVPLHKIPIGTKQWRYYDYGPKTVPPLICIPGIAGTADVYYKQIMALSMKGYRVISVDIPRVWSYHEWIQAFEKFLDTIDVHHVHLYGTSLGGFLAQLFAHHRPRRVKSLVLSNTYLDTRSFAAAMPWAPFVSWSPSFLLKRYVLTGIRDGPHEPFIADSVDFAVSQVETLSKDDLASRLTLTVEAASVGSLPHSDSFITIMDTNDYCAIPQVLKDELAERYPEARRAYLKTGGDFPFLSRPDEVNLHLQLHLRRVGVEPRPEVVKSISKDGTDGTDSNSQSKKKTDEDKEDRSNNTHQGSGSSTSDQSPTFPESSGSSNDPPLPTDSINPVSMDNLLVMQLITGEVYKSCVVFMLCYCTLVLVHGGFISRQSV; encoded by the exons ATGAAGGGCGTCTCGTCAGCGCCTGGAGATTACGTCCACTTCAAATCTCAGGTTCCTCTTCACAAGATTCCC ATTGGAACAAAGCAATGGCGTTACTATGACTATGGTCCAAAGACTGTTCCTCCCCTCATTTGTATTCCTGGCATCGCTGGAACTGCTGATGTTTACTATAAACAGATCATGGCATTGTCTATGAAG GGTTATCGGGTAATTTCAGTAGACATTCCACGGGTTTGGAGTTATCATGAGTGGATTCAAGCATTTGAGAAATTCCTTGACACCATTGATGTTCATCAT GTGCATCTCTACGGTACTTCTCTTGGAGGCTTCTTAGCGCAACTCTTTGCTCATCACCGACCAAGAAGGGTTAAATCATTGGTTCTATCAAATACATATTTGGATACTCGCAGTTTTGCTGCTGCAATGCCATGGGCTCCTTT TGTAAGTTGGTCGCCTTCCTTTTTGCTGAAACGATACGTCTTAACAGGAATACGTGACGGACCTCACGAACCCTTTATCGCTGACTCTGTCGACTTTGCTGTCTCTCAG GTTGAGACATTGTCAAAAGATGATTTGGCTTCTCGGTTAACGTTAACAGTAGAGGCTGCTTCTGTGGGGTCTCTACCACACTCTGATTCATTCATCACTATAATGGAT ACCAATGATTACTGCGCAATTCCGCAAGTTCTGAAAGATGAACTTGCAGAGAGATATCCCGAAGCAAGGAGAGCATACTTAAAGACTGGAGGAGATTTTCCGTTCCTGTCACGGCCTGATGAAGTCAATCTGCATCTACAG CTGCACCTAAGGCGGGTAGGTGTAGAACCACGGCCTGAAGTGGTTAAGTCCATATCGAAAGACGGTACAGATGGCACAGATAGTAATAGCCAGAGCAAGAAGAAAACTGATGAGGATAAGGAAGACCGTAGCAACAATACGCACCAAGGCTCTGGAAGCTCAACTTCAGATCAATCACCAACATTCCCAGAAAGTTCCGGAAGCTCAAATGATCCACCTTTGCCGACAGACTCTATCAATCCTGTGTCTATGGACAACCTCCTAGTAATGCAACTGATCACTGGTGAAGTTTATAAGTCGTGTGTGGTTTTCATGTTGTGTTACTGTACATTGGTTTTGGTTCACGGTGGTTTCATCTCAAGACAGTCAGTTTAG
- the LOC106388579 gene encoding uncharacterized protein LOC106388579, with product MFSRFLHRIRSSKTPITSLNSIKPFTSLNPKPPTRVAVFWDLDNKAPASHPPHDAAVKLRTAASSFGSVKLMVAYANRHAFSYVPAQVREERKDRKLLNQLEKTGLAKPAEPYFCGVCDRRFYANEKLIAHFRQIHETENQKRVRQIEAAKGHQRVRLVAKYSMKMEKYKRAARNVLTPKEGYGLADELKRGGFWVKMVSDKPEAADRALKEHMVDVMDRREAECLVLVSDDSGFAEVLWEAKERCLRTVVIGDLSEGKLKRVADVAYSWKEVVMGKAKKEVEKVVGKWRDGDVLKKLEWSYDPVLEKERGFCCGDWDYGFDSDGDDDEVENGAEMGDGGDWWEMDDEDGAGSSRPCR from the coding sequence ATGTTTTCTCGATTCCTTCACAGGATCCGAAGTTCAAAAACCCCAATCACGTCTCTCAATTCAATCAAACCTTTCACCTCGCTCAACCCTAAACCCCCAACCCGAGTCGCCGTCTTCTGGGACCTAGACAACAAAGCACCCGCCTCCCACCCTCCCCACGACGCCGCCGTAAAGCTCCGAACCGCCGCGTCATCCTTCGGCTCCGTGAAACTAATGGTGGCCTACGCGAACCGCCACGCCTTCAGCTACGTCCCCGCGCAAGTCCGAGAGGAGAGGAAAGATCGTAAACTCCTTAACCAACTGGAGAAAACCGGTTTAGCTAAACCGGCCGAGCCGTACTTCTGCGGCGTCTGCGACCGGAGATTCTACGCCAACGAGAAGCTCATCGCTCATTTCCGCCAGATCCACGAGACGGAGAATCAGAAGCGCGTGAGGCAGATCGAGGCTGCTAAGGGGCATCAGAGAGTGAGGCTTGTGGCCAAGTACTCGATGAAGATGGAGAAGTACAAACGAGCTGCGAGGAACGTTTTGACTCCTAAGGAAGGTTACGGTTTAGCTGATGAGCTGAAGCGTGGCGGGTTTTGGGTTAAGATGGTGAGTGATAAGCCCGAGGCGGCGGATAGAGCGTTGAAGGAGCATATGGTTGATGTGATGGATAGGAGGGAGGCTGAGTGTTTGGTTCTCGTGTCTGATGACTCTGGTTTCGCTGAGGTTTTGTGGGAGGCGAAGGAGAGGTGTTTGAGGACGGTGGTGATTGGGGATTTGAGTGAAGGGAAGCTGAAGAGGGTGGCTGACGTGGCGTATTCGTGGAAGGAGGTTGTGATGGGGAAGGCGAAGAAAGAAGTTGAGAAGGTTGTTGGGAAGTGGAGGGATGGAGATGTGTTGAAGAAGTTGGAGTGGAGTTATGATCCTGTTTTGGAGAAGGAGAGAGGTTTTTGTTGCGGGGATTGGGATTATGGGTTTGATtctgatggtgatgatgatgaggttGAGAATGGAGCTGAGATGGGAGATGGTGGTGATTGGTGGGAGATGGATGATGAAGATGGTGCTGGATCTTCGAGACCCTGTCGATGA
- the LOC106388580 gene encoding flavonoid 3'-monooxygenase CYP75B137-like, with the protein MSPISNLFTDNTMNVPPYAILVLTTIITVFWFLLKRSPQPPLPPGPRGLPIVGNLPFLKPDLHTYFRDLAQEYGPIFKLNLGSKLTVVVNTPSLGREILKEQDINFSNRDVPLTARAITYGGLELVWLPYSAEWRTLRKVCVLKLLNRKTLDSIYELRRKEIRERTRFLYEKSQEEAAVNVGDQLFVTMMNLTINMLWGGSVKAEEMESVGTEFKVVVSEITRLLGEPNISDFFPWLARFDLQGLVKQMRVCARELDAIFDGAIEKMPKLESKDDGECKDFLQQLMKLKDQEANSEVPITVNHVKAVLTDMVIGGTDTSTNTIEFAMAELIKNPESMKRAQQELDEVVGKDNIVEESHITRLPYIVAIMKETLRLYPTVPLLVPHRPAETAVVGGYTVPKDTKIFINVWSIQRDPNVWENPNEFRPERFLDKKSCDFHGTDYSFLPFGSGRRICAGVALAERMVQYTLATLLHSFDWKIPEGHELNVEDKFGIVLKLKNPLIAMPVPRLSDPNLYL; encoded by the exons ATGTCTCCGATCTCAAACCTCTTCACCGACAACACAATGAACGTTCCTCCTTACGCAATTCTCGTTCTCACTACTATCATTACAGTTTTTTGGTTCCTTCTCAAACGCTCGCCGCAAC CGCCTCTACCACCTGGACCCCGAGGGCTACCTATCGTCGGAAACCTCCCGTTTCTTAAGCCAGACCTTCACACCTACTTCAGAGACCTAGCTCAAGAATACGGTCCAATCTTCAAACTCAACCTTGGCTCAAAACTAACTGTCGTGGTCAACACTCCGTCGCTAGGTCGAGAGATCTTGAAAGAACAAGACATCAATTTCTCAAACCGTGACGTCCCTCTCACGGCTCGAGCCATTACCTATGGTGGTCTCGAACTTGTTTGGTTACCGTACAGTGCGGAGTGGAGAACGCTTAGAAAAGTTTGTGTTCTCAAACTACTTAACCGCAAAACGTTGGATTCAATTTACGAGCTAAGGCGCAAAGAGATCCGAGAGAGAACGAGGTTTTTATACGAGAAAAGTCAAGAAGAGGCGGCGGTTAACGTTGGTGATCAGTTGTTCGTGACGATGATGAATCTAACGATTAATATGTTGTGGGGAGGTTCGGTGAAAGCCGAGGAGATGGAGAGTGTTGGAACAGAGTTTAAAGTAGTGGTTTCTGAGATAACTAGGCTTTTGGGTGAGCCTAATATTTCGGATTTCTTTCCGTGGCTAGCGAGATTCGATCTTCAAGGGCTCGTGAAGCAGATGCGCGTGTGTGCTCGTGAGCTCGATGCCATATTCGACGGAGCCATTGAGAAGATGCCAAAACTAGAAAGTAAGGATGATGGTGAGTGCAAAGACTTTTTGCAACAGTTGATGAAGCTAAAGGACCAAGAAGCCAACTCGGAGGTTCCCATTACGGTTAACCATGTCAAAGCTGTTCTCACG GATATGGTGATTGGTGGTACTGATACATCTACAAACACGATAGAGTTTGCGATGGCCGAGCTTATAAAGAACCCAGAGTCGATGAAGAGAGCGCAACAAGAGCTAGACGAAGTTGTAGGAAAGGATAACATTGTTGAAGAATCACACATCACTAGACTACCTTACATAGTAGCCATTATGAAAGAAACACTTAGGCTTTACCCGACCGTTCCTTTGTTAGTCCCTCACCGTCCAGCTGAAACAGCTGTGGTCGGCGGTTACACCGTCCCTAAGGACACTAAAATCTTCATCAATGTTTGGTCTATTCAAAGAGACCCAAATGTGTGGGAAAACCCGAACGAATTTCGTCCCGAGAGGTTTCTTGATAAGAAGTCTTGTGATTTCCATGGAACTGACTATAGCTTTCTTCCTTTTGGATCTGGCCGGAGAATTTGCGCCGGTGTAGCACTCGCAGAGAGGATGGTTCAGTACACTCTTGCAACGCTGTTGCATTCATTCGATTGGAAGATTCCAGAAGGCCATGAGTTAAATGTGGAAGATAAGTTTGGTATTGTCTTGAAGCTCAAAAACCCTCTTATTGCCATGCCCGTTCCGAGGTTGTCTGATCCTAATCTTTATCTGTAG